GGCAGGCATAAAGCGGGAACCGTTTTTAAATTTATTTATCCTGACATTCCTTATACTAAAAATACGGTTTCGACCCACGATATGGATTTACCCGCGGCGCTCGAATTAGGAAAGCATCTCGGCATTTCTTTGCCTTCCGAAATAATTTTATTTGCCGTTGAAGCGAAGGATACCGTGAATTTCGGCGAAAAACTGACGCAAGAGGTCGAAAATGCCCTTGAAACAGTAATATCGGAAATAAAGTTATTGCTGGATTTCTAATGTAAAGTATTTATATTTTACATGTAGCAGCATGATATAAATTAAATAAATTAATTAATCGAGGCGTATTATGAAGACGGCTGTTTATTTTTGTAATTGCGGTACGAACATATCGGATAAAATCAACCCTGAACAGGTGCAAGATGCAGTAAAAAAGAAAAACGGAGACGTTATTTTTAAAACTTTCGGTTTTTTGTGCTCTGAAGAAGGCAAGGAATTTTTGCGCAAGGATATTATAGAGAATGCGGTAGAAGCAGCGGTAATTCCCGCATGCTCCCCGAGAGACCACGAAAAAACCTTCATGAACGTCCTGTCGGCGGCGGGAATCAATCCTTATATGATGCAAATGGTCAACATAAGGGAACAGATAGCATGGGTTACGGAAGACCCTGAAAAAGCAGCCGTAAAAGCCGTAAGTTATATAAACGCCGCTATATCGAGGGTGATGCTTCAGGAGCCTTTAGAAAAAAAAGAGATTGATATATCGCCGGACGCCGTAATAGTAGGAGCAGGTCCGGCAGGACTTAAAGCCGCTTTAAGTTTAGCCGAAGCAGGAAGGAAGGTGACGGTGGTTGAAAAATCGCCTACGATAGGCGGTCTTCCCGTAAGATACGAAGAAATATTTCCTAATATGGAATGCGGCCCCTGCATGCTTGAGCCGATTATGGGGGAAGCCCTTCACGGAGACGCATCCGGCAATATAGAGTTTTTAACGCTGTCGGAAATAGAAGACGTATTAGGCTCTTACGGGAACTTTACCGTTAAAATAAGGCGAAGTCCGCGTTACGTCGATACGGAAAAATGTATCGGTTGTGCGGAGTGCATAGCTCCATGTCCGGTATCGCTTAAAAATCCGTTTAATTACGGAATGAATGAAAGAAAAGCCATAGACTTTTCATTTGCCGGAGCACTGCCTAACGTTCCTTACGTAAACGCAGGAGTATGTCTTAGGCTTAAGGATATTAATAATGATAATGCCGCAGGAAAAGTTAAAAATAAAGATATAGAAGGAGCTGACGTCGGCCCGTGCAGATTGTGCATGGACGCCTGTCCGGTCGGTGAAGATGTTTTTAATTTTGGCGAAAAAGAGGAGATTTTAGAGAGAAATGCGGGCAGTATTATACTGGCGACCGGCTCGGCTTTATACGACTGTTCTAAAATTCCTTCATTAGGTTACGGAAAAATACCGGATGTTTACAACGGAATTGAATTCGAGAGAATTCTTGCCTCTAACGGTCCTACGGAAGGAAATATTAGGACTTCCGGAGGGGAAGAGCCTCAATCTTTTGCGATAGTCCACTGCGTCGGTAGTTTAGATAAAAATCATAAAGACTACTGTTCAGGTATATGCTGCGAATACGCTTTTAAATTTAATCATATTATAAGAAACAAAATACCTTCAGCCAAAATATACCACTTATATAAAGAAATGGTAATTCCCGGAAAAGAAAGCGGCAGTTTATACAGGCATGCCGTCGAAGATAAAAATACCGTTTTTATAAGGGTAAGCGATATAAACGGAATGACGATAACCGAAGAAAACGGAAGAAAAGTATTTTCGGTAAAAGATGCCTGTAGTTCGGTCGGCATAAACGAAAGCGGCATTAACGAAACCTCGGAAAATAAAAGCGGAGACGGCGTATTTG
Above is a window of Candidatus Acidulodesulfobacterium acidiphilum DNA encoding:
- a CDS encoding hydrogenase maturation protease, with protein sequence GRHKAGTVFKFIYPDIPYTKNTVSTHDMDLPAALELGKHLGISLPSEIILFAVEAKDTVNFGEKLTQEVENALETVISEIKLLLDF
- a CDS encoding CoB--CoM heterodisulfide reductase iron-sulfur subunit A family protein, translated to MKTAVYFCNCGTNISDKINPEQVQDAVKKKNGDVIFKTFGFLCSEEGKEFLRKDIIENAVEAAVIPACSPRDHEKTFMNVLSAAGINPYMMQMVNIREQIAWVTEDPEKAAVKAVSYINAAISRVMLQEPLEKKEIDISPDAVIVGAGPAGLKAALSLAEAGRKVTVVEKSPTIGGLPVRYEEIFPNMECGPCMLEPIMGEALHGDASGNIEFLTLSEIEDVLGSYGNFTVKIRRSPRYVDTEKCIGCAECIAPCPVSLKNPFNYGMNERKAIDFSFAGALPNVPYVNAGVCLRLKDINNDNAAGKVKNKDIEGADVGPCRLCMDACPVGEDVFNFGEKEEILERNAGSIILATGSALYDCSKIPSLGYGKIPDVYNGIEFERILASNGPTEGNIRTSGGEEPQSFAIVHCVGSLDKNHKDYCSGICCEYAFKFNHIIRNKIPSAKIYHLYKEMVIPGKESGSLYRHAVEDKNTVFIRVSDINGMTITEENGRKVFSVKDACSSVGINESGINETSENKSGDGVF